The Coffea arabica cultivar ET-39 chromosome 8e, Coffea Arabica ET-39 HiFi, whole genome shotgun sequence genome window below encodes:
- the LOC113703899 gene encoding PX domain-containing protein EREL1-like isoform X1: protein MQQRKSPPKHRHDGTSPLPLGMDWSPPPKKWAGRETVWPHDPHTGWSYCVTIPSWVVRPKSRDSDPIVFYRVLIGVQSPEGVTTTRYVLRRFNDFLKFLSALKTAFPRKTLPSAPPKGLLRMKTRALLEERRRSLEEWMTKLLSDIDISRSFVVASFLELEAAARSSFQDENQHSSVNPSGSSSTNSSSHVHPNSSLSLLAGSSSIMFDYGSDTAYETSEIGSGSLGLDNNSEIGTEDLSLDEDLSSPIDKFMKYGMSNIDEGLFMGQAILEQLEGFPRQKVHVNQNAVANDIRNENGFHARKSSADSIGSEVNSKKGSQPPNLAFSDSLGNGSIHLPGGASVSGTTEVLGNSDLQLPDDVHLVLPQDQGQKMNRVLMTMHRRLVAAKTDMEDLISRLNQEIAVKEYLTTKVKDLEVELETTKQKSKENIEQAILIEQERVTQMQWDMEELRRKSMEMELKLNSQQNQKMDTEVKVSSSNEKDILQELDLKRQQLEDLSKQHQEVEVKSKADIKVLVKEVKSLRSTQAEIKKQLKESLQEKSEIEMLLQEERHKNEPMYAAWKNFLEKCETLFNQLQECKVDILKEDEKNDLMEFPLPTLAFDDIAKSDDQINVLLAEVQHLSLAVDALVPTADKNKRADDDMIRINEHLRTMLVNFFVDNGRLIKQVNYVARALRMKMSADRNDSEACPNNCVKNEGLDR, encoded by the exons ATGCAGCAGCGGAAGAGTCCGCCGaagcatcggcacgatggcacttCTCCTCTTCCTTTGGGAATGGATTGGAGCCCTCCCCCTAAAAAATGG GCTGGGCGTGAAACTGTTTGGCCTCATGATCCTCACACGGGTTGGAGTTACTGTGTTACCATTCCTTCCTGGGTTGTACGTCCAAAATCAAGAGATTCAGATCCCATAGTG TTTTACAGGGTTCTGATTGGCGTGCAATCTCCAGAAGGGGTTACAACGACACGATATGTATTAAGAAGATTTaatgattttttgaaatttctcTCTGCT CTTAAAACTGCTTTTCCTAGAAAGACTCTCCCATCAGCACCACCAAAGGGACTGTTACGAATGAAAACAAGGGCTCTTTTGGAAGAG AGACGGCGTTCATTGGAAGAATGGATGACAAAGTTGTTATCAGATATTGATATATCCAGAAGCTTTGTGGTGGCATCATTTCTAGAACTGGAAGCTGCTGCTAGATCTT caTTCCAAGATGAAAACCAGCACTCTTCAGTAAATCCTTCTGGAAGTAGCAGCACGAATTCTTCATCTCATGTTCATCCTAATTCAAGCTTATCTCTATTAGCTGGTAGTTCATCAATAATGTTTGACTATGGTAGTGACACTGCATATGAGACATCTGAAATTGGAAGTGGAAGCCTCGGGCTGGATAACAACTCTGAAATTGGAACAGAAGATCTGTCATTAGATGAAGATTTGTCAAGTCCAATTGATAAGTTTATGAAGTATGGCATGTCCAACATTGATGAGGGCCTGTTTATGGGACAGGCTATTCTAGAGCAACTTGAAGGTTTCCCCAGACAAAAGGTGCACGTGAATCAAAATGCTGTAGCTAATGATATCAGAAATGAAAATGGTTTCCACGCTCGAAAATCCTCAGCTGACAGTATTGGAAGTGAAGTTAATTCAAAGAAAGGCAGTCAGCCTCCAAATTTAGCATTTAGTGATTCATTAGGGAATGGGTCTATTCACCTTCCTGGAGGGGCTTCAGTCTCAGGAACAACTGAAGTTCTTGGAAACTCAGACTTGCAACTCCCGGATGATGTGCATTTAGTTCTTCCTCAAGATCAAGGCCAGAAAATGAATAGGGTACTGATGACGATGCATCGGAGATTGGTTGCTGCAAAGACTGACATGGAGGATCTTATATCAAGGTTAAATCAGGAAATAGCTGTGAAGGAGTATCTGACAACCAAG GTCAAGGATTTGGAAGTGGAGCTTGAGACTACTAaacaaaaaagtaaagaaaacatTGAGCAGGCGATTTTGATTGAACAAGAAAGAGTAACCCAAATGCAGTGGGACATGGAAGAACTTAGACGAAAGTCAATGGAAATGGAATTAAAGTTGAATTCTCAACAG AATCAAAAAATGGATACAGAGGTGAAAGTCTCAAGCAGTAATGAGAAAGATATACTTCAGGAGTTGGATCTGAAAAGACAGCAACTTGAGGATTTATCGAAGCAACATCAAGAGGTAGAAGTGAAGTCCAAAGCTGACATCAAAGTTCTTGTTAAAGAGGTTAAATCCCTCAGAAGTACCCAAGCAGAAATTAAAAAGCAGCTTAAGGAATCACTTCAAGAAAAATCTGAGATTGAG ATGCTCTTGCAAGAAGAAAGACATAAAAATGAGCCCATGTATGCTGCATGGAAGAATTTTTTGGAGAAATGTGAGACTCTTTTCAATCAACTCCAAGAGTGCAAGGTTGATATTTTGAAAGAAGATGAAAAGAATGACCTCATGGAATTTCCTTTGCCAACACTTGCATTTGATGACATTGCAAAGTCTGATGATCAAATCAATGTTCTTCTTGCTGAG gTGCAGCACTTATCACTGGCTGTTGATGCCTTGGTGCCGACTGCTGATAAAAATAAACGTGCAGATGATGACATGATAAGAATAAATGAACACTTGAGGACGATGCTGGTAAATTTTTTTGTTGATAATGGTAGATTAATAAAACAGGTAAACTATGTTGCTCGTGCTCTGAGAATGAAAATGTCAGCTGACAGAAATGATTCTGAGGCTTGTCCAAACAACTGTGTAAAAAATGAGGGTTTAGATAGATGA
- the LOC113703899 gene encoding PX domain-containing protein EREL1-like isoform X2 gives MKTRALLEERRRSLEEWMTKLLSDIDISRSFVVASFLELEAAARSSFQDENQHSSVNPSGSSSTNSSSHVHPNSSLSLLAGSSSIMFDYGSDTAYETSEIGSGSLGLDNNSEIGTEDLSLDEDLSSPIDKFMKYGMSNIDEGLFMGQAILEQLEGFPRQKVHVNQNAVANDIRNENGFHARKSSADSIGSEVNSKKGSQPPNLAFSDSLGNGSIHLPGGASVSGTTEVLGNSDLQLPDDVHLVLPQDQGQKMNRVLMTMHRRLVAAKTDMEDLISRLNQEIAVKEYLTTKVKDLEVELETTKQKSKENIEQAILIEQERVTQMQWDMEELRRKSMEMELKLNSQQNQKMDTEVKVSSSNEKDILQELDLKRQQLEDLSKQHQEVEVKSKADIKVLVKEVKSLRSTQAEIKKQLKESLQEKSEIEMLLQEERHKNEPMYAAWKNFLEKCETLFNQLQECKVDILKEDEKNDLMEFPLPTLAFDDIAKSDDQINVLLAEVQHLSLAVDALVPTADKNKRADDDMIRINEHLRTMLVNFFVDNGRLIKQVNYVARALRMKMSADRNDSEACPNNCVKNEGLDR, from the exons ATGAAAACAAGGGCTCTTTTGGAAGAG AGACGGCGTTCATTGGAAGAATGGATGACAAAGTTGTTATCAGATATTGATATATCCAGAAGCTTTGTGGTGGCATCATTTCTAGAACTGGAAGCTGCTGCTAGATCTT caTTCCAAGATGAAAACCAGCACTCTTCAGTAAATCCTTCTGGAAGTAGCAGCACGAATTCTTCATCTCATGTTCATCCTAATTCAAGCTTATCTCTATTAGCTGGTAGTTCATCAATAATGTTTGACTATGGTAGTGACACTGCATATGAGACATCTGAAATTGGAAGTGGAAGCCTCGGGCTGGATAACAACTCTGAAATTGGAACAGAAGATCTGTCATTAGATGAAGATTTGTCAAGTCCAATTGATAAGTTTATGAAGTATGGCATGTCCAACATTGATGAGGGCCTGTTTATGGGACAGGCTATTCTAGAGCAACTTGAAGGTTTCCCCAGACAAAAGGTGCACGTGAATCAAAATGCTGTAGCTAATGATATCAGAAATGAAAATGGTTTCCACGCTCGAAAATCCTCAGCTGACAGTATTGGAAGTGAAGTTAATTCAAAGAAAGGCAGTCAGCCTCCAAATTTAGCATTTAGTGATTCATTAGGGAATGGGTCTATTCACCTTCCTGGAGGGGCTTCAGTCTCAGGAACAACTGAAGTTCTTGGAAACTCAGACTTGCAACTCCCGGATGATGTGCATTTAGTTCTTCCTCAAGATCAAGGCCAGAAAATGAATAGGGTACTGATGACGATGCATCGGAGATTGGTTGCTGCAAAGACTGACATGGAGGATCTTATATCAAGGTTAAATCAGGAAATAGCTGTGAAGGAGTATCTGACAACCAAG GTCAAGGATTTGGAAGTGGAGCTTGAGACTACTAaacaaaaaagtaaagaaaacatTGAGCAGGCGATTTTGATTGAACAAGAAAGAGTAACCCAAATGCAGTGGGACATGGAAGAACTTAGACGAAAGTCAATGGAAATGGAATTAAAGTTGAATTCTCAACAG AATCAAAAAATGGATACAGAGGTGAAAGTCTCAAGCAGTAATGAGAAAGATATACTTCAGGAGTTGGATCTGAAAAGACAGCAACTTGAGGATTTATCGAAGCAACATCAAGAGGTAGAAGTGAAGTCCAAAGCTGACATCAAAGTTCTTGTTAAAGAGGTTAAATCCCTCAGAAGTACCCAAGCAGAAATTAAAAAGCAGCTTAAGGAATCACTTCAAGAAAAATCTGAGATTGAG ATGCTCTTGCAAGAAGAAAGACATAAAAATGAGCCCATGTATGCTGCATGGAAGAATTTTTTGGAGAAATGTGAGACTCTTTTCAATCAACTCCAAGAGTGCAAGGTTGATATTTTGAAAGAAGATGAAAAGAATGACCTCATGGAATTTCCTTTGCCAACACTTGCATTTGATGACATTGCAAAGTCTGATGATCAAATCAATGTTCTTCTTGCTGAG gTGCAGCACTTATCACTGGCTGTTGATGCCTTGGTGCCGACTGCTGATAAAAATAAACGTGCAGATGATGACATGATAAGAATAAATGAACACTTGAGGACGATGCTGGTAAATTTTTTTGTTGATAATGGTAGATTAATAAAACAGGTAAACTATGTTGCTCGTGCTCTGAGAATGAAAATGTCAGCTGACAGAAATGATTCTGAGGCTTGTCCAAACAACTGTGTAAAAAATGAGGGTTTAGATAGATGA